TGAGGTGAATAGTTGTAGATGCGGTAGGTCAACCTCTTCTTACGCCAGTGACCTGATGAAGTTTATGATCCCATGATGATTCATTCTCATGTGACTTATTCAGTGACTCTTTAGTACATGACGAATAAAGCACTGCAGTGCAAGATCTGTGTTTTACACTCTCTTTATCATGGATGAGGATCTTATTATTGATGGATGTGACTCACCCAGTATACGATATTTCAGGATCCTGTTGAAGGGGTCCATCAGCCCGCAGCGGGGGGTGTTCATCATGTTCAGTGTGCGGTTGTCCAGCCGGCCAGTTACAGGTAACGCAGTGACCTTCTGGAAGATTCTGAAAGTGACACGTTTGTGTCTATAGATTTATCTGCAATTAAATCTTCATATGAACATTGGGGATAAAGAGGAAATGAGGACATTTATTGATCATCAcaaacaggttttaataatgtgtgtGAGATACCGAAGCGCcttattcatttgttttgtttgtagttCTTGCGGATCAGCGCTGGCAGAGGATAAATAACCGTATCGCTGTAGATAAACCTGAGAAACACATTCACAACAATCTGATGAAATCTAGTGCAAATGTTTTCAGTAAAAACCTTATTCAAGATAAtaacactatatatataaatgactGAGAAATGATAGAAGAGATTTTATTTACTCATTTTATTACTTGTTTTTCTGTTGTATTCTCTGTAACCTCTGACAATTACAGTGTAACTTTTGTCAtgtcattaaaacacaattaaatgaaaagattGTTCTTACTGTGGCCTCTTGAAGTGCGGCTGTGTCCAGAGTATCACACATGGATGTaaagatcatcatcatcatcatcagtaaacTCATCATGTCCTCTTCTCTACTCGCTTGATTCTGTTATTTAGAGCTAAAGCTGAAATTCTTAATCAGAGCAAATATGAACACGTTCACAAATGAAGAGTAACATTAATGCAAACAACTGTCAGTGTGTGTTTATTCACATTTCAACTGGGTCTAAATTAAACTCTGATGTTTGTCACTCTGGGCGTGTGCTTGTCTGGAGTTTCATTTGGTGGTTTGGTCCAAACCGTTGTGGTTATCCAGAACTAAACGATGTCTTCTGCCCACACACATTCTCAAATCACTCTCAATATTCTGAAGGGTGTCACTGCAGTGTATTTAAACAGCAGGAAATGACATCACATAGAAAGAAAAGGTGAACTTGAACATCTAACAGGAATGCACCATGTAGTGTTCAATCATGTTCTGTAAATCCTCATTCACAACAAACACATCAGAAGTACAAATTATTACCTAAGTTATTAGACATCAACAGATTttgaggctgttttttttttttttttactaaatttgaATGTGGAAACATTATTCTgctaaactgaacaaaaaattGCAGAATCGTCactttaaaaaagtataatatataAATGTCCCATTAGAGGCCCGAGTTAGAGTTGTTAAGTGCTGCTGATAACGAGCCTCGTTTCTTCTCAGGTCTTTTAATTGCAGCAGCTACTGTTTCATTTAACCAGTGAAATCTCTGAAAGATTCATTCACAGGACCTCAATGTGACAGTGAAGAGAGACATTAGAACATGCAGCAGCTCTTTAATAATTAATGGACTAAACAGAAATTGACCCTGTGACCCTTGTGTTCCTGCAGGTTAGAACACCTTCAGTGACTCAGTAAAACATTCGCTGTGTAACAGACAGGAATATGAAACAGGAAGATTTTTATGCTATGTTTaataacacaattgtacagattcATGTTTCATAACATTATTCACTACGGtggtaaaaaaaagacaacagggaGTTTTAGTCCATACGTCTCTACAGCACAGGCTCATTTATAACTAACATTCACTCTGAACTACTGTTTGGATGAAAGAGTGGAAACCATCTGCACTCAAACAGGTCCTGTAAATGACCTGCATCAAGAGTCTGGAGCGCAAGATGTCGCCACATGTCTTCATTACGTATAAAACACAAGTATGAAGTGGTTACAGCTGCTAACGGCTTtactgtacatataaatgcaCCTTGATGTGATGATGATGGAAACAGACTCTGCTGTTGAAATCCAAAACACGCCCCCGCTGCCTCGATTGACAGTTCATCTCACAAATGCCCTTCCAGCTGCTGAAGCTCCGCCCGTAACGCCTCGCCCCGCCCCAGTTTGTCCAGCTGTTCTTTGCTGGGGCTTTTCAGCTCTCCACAATCCACCTTCTGCTGGAGGTCCTCGACCTGACGCAGCTTCTTCCGCAGGTTCTTGATCTTCTTGGCTTTCTCTACGGCAGCTGCGGCCAGATCTGTGCCGTCGGGATTAACCCTCACCTCTTCAGCAATTTTCATGCCATCCATATCTTGACTCAAGCTCTCCACTTCCACACTGGCTTCTTGCTCGTTTTGTTGTTTGCGTTTTTCTTTGCGCTTCATGTTGCGTTTGGCTGTTTTGGAGAGTCCAGCACTGTCTGTTCCACCCGAaacctgctgctgctgctgtcggGCCAAAGCGGCATCATCAGGGTTCATGCCCGGCGGCAAGTCTGGTTTactcttaaagaacttcacataCTTGTTCTCATAACtgttgacaaaaagacaaaatactttggttttaaaagatCACACAAAAAGGGTTTTACTCCAGAATGACAAGAGAATTCTCCTGGAGTGAGCATATTTTTCCTTTCTTGTTTCTACtctgttctttcacgttaaagcCACAATAGAGAATAAGTCACTGGAGGAGCGCTTACACCGGTACCTCCTCCTGCGGGACGTATCCATCCTTCACCCGCCGTGGTTTCCTCCATGTCCCGTCCGGTCGCTGGGTGGCGGCGATATATTTCCctacaaacacatacagacaccCTTTcctcaaacacatttaaaacatgatcTGTGTGCTGAGAAAGCAAAACAACACTTCTACTATCATCACACTGCTAACCAGGAACATGTTGAGAATATTTGAGGCTATCAGATTGCTTATTGTGAATGTGAGAACATTCTTCTGACACGCTGAAAACTTTTCATTTCACTTCCTTTAGCTGCTTTTTGAGAGTCTTCATACCAGGActaggtattgatacagatttcccgattcaattcgattctgattcacaagatCTCGGTTCGATTTCGATTCAATATcgagtcatatgggtttatttcagttattatGTCCCTTTCGCCAACATataaaagaaattctctcccggcgaatgctgttaattatactaGAGAATTTTTAACTAGGTTCAttaggaaaatataaattttacttattatattttattactttttcataattttggtcacattttggctttttagaaatgaataaataaatgtatccaatcaataaataagatatcatatttcatacatcatttttgttacatattttttgtttaattgcataatttgtattatttaaaagtatttacatcgatttgttgaacacgtgctaaaccGGCACTGTCtctaacaaaaacaattattaatgttAACAAGAGACTCGAATGTGTTTATCTCATCTGTGcaatgattagaattaaatgtttttgtgtttttgataaATAGtggactgtaaagaacagaaagaataTTAGAGAGACAGTATGCAATGCTAAATGGTTTGCGTGGATCTACAGAACAACATTTAACACGCTATGAAATATCTCGCTGCTGGACGATTCTCCTTTAAAATACACAATTACTGCTGactgaaatataaacatttatcagacagttgccaaatatattcactttagtcacATAGCGCGGAATTTGGTCGCAAATGCGAATGATTTACTCTTAATGTAGTAAAGTGTCGCAcattgagtgaaagatcgatcttgggatttaagaatcgagattgttcaaatgaagatcgcgattaatcgtaaaaacaacattttacccACTCCTACTTCTTACTCATAGTAATTCATTACAAGGAAATATCATCATCAATATTCTATATTTTCTGTTGTAATCCTGAAATAACGCTGCGGCGTCTGTATCTAAGAGGAATAAAACAGAGATCGAGTGAATGAAACACAAATAAACAATGAATATATAAACAATAAGATTCGGATCATTCACGTGAGAACGTGTCGCGATCAGCACGAATACAGTTTCATCTGTCACACACCTGCCGCCTGTCATTATCATTAATACACTCAGTGTACAtgtaaaatatatctatatattagtAAATGTATGAAATATTTTACCAGATTCATCTGACACATAGGGGGTCGCCATTTTCAGCAAACACCAACTTCCGTTTCCGTTTCTTTTCGCTCTCGCGAGACTGCGGGAGTTTAGAACTCATAACAGAAAGATGTGCAGTAATCTCCGTTAAGTGTTTAACATGAGAGCCTGACGGTGAAGAGTCTATAAAACATCCCACGACGTGCAAAATTTACATTGTAAAATCTggaaatatttgtctttttagtattttgaaaaatataaaagaaataaatgttatgtaaagCGAATAAGAATATGTAAGATTCAGCACTCTCTCTAGCTCACTCAAATAAGCCCATTTTGATGTTGAGCACAATCTCTTCTGGAATCgaacatgatcatcaggtttaATTCATGTCAACACCAGTTCTGTCATTCAAATCAgagataccaaatactaagactTTGTcaagttcatgttaatttatcaattaaattACTTCTCACTCAATTTGTTATATGACATCATGTGTAAAGgggaaaattaatcaaattagaaaatgcaaaatataaatggACTTTTGAACTGTCCACTATAAACATTTGacctgtaaatcactttggacaAAAGAAGAGATTTGATTAACGTaggtaaaaacataaaattgactatgaagattttttatttgattaaaaatcacAGATTGTTTGTTATTTCTAATTAATTGATAACAGCTCTAAAGTGTGCATCATATCCCGTTGGCCAAAATCGCCGCTGGTTCTGAAATAATGCATAGTCAAGTGTGGCTGCTCcttaattcacccaaaactgaaacttctgtaatcatttactcactctcatgccatcccagatgtgtgactttctttcttctgcagaacataaattaagatttttaaaagaatatttcctctctgtagatccatacaacgcaagtgaatggtgaccagaactttgaagctacaaaaagcacataaaggcagcataaaagtcatccatacgactccagtggtttaatccatgtgttcagaagtgatatgatagatgtgggtgagaaacagatcaatatttaagtcctattttactctaaataactcacacctatcatatcacttctgaacacatggattaatccactggagtcgtatggatgacttttatgctgcctttatgtgctttttgtagcttcaatgttctggtctCCATTCACATACATTGTATGGCATAAGAGtaagattttaatttttgggtgaactatccctttaagtatttaaaaacattttttaactatTAATTCTTCCTGCCCGGTTGATGACAATatatctccaaaaacaaaaaagacattaAGATGTATAGTACATACATCTGCCTTAAGATTCTTcataatcaaatcaatcaaatcacttttgtcACACTACATGTACAcgagtgcaacagtaggtgaaagtcttgtgcgGTTCTGATCAACAccgcagtcatgacagtgacgagacatataccaattacacaatttacatatcaaatgtacacatacttgcacaacacaatactaatatactatgtacagtaaataatacacacaatatagaatacacatactataaaaacaataaataagagtatataaatatatttatatgcagtagttgtattgtggagaatataattgaCAGTCTGATGGAAGCGCTCGCCTTGCTCCTCCGAGTAcactcccatgttctccttgagtTTATCAAGATGAGCGTCAAGGTTATGGACTTTGTGGGACgtcctacagcccattgtgctGTAGTTCTTCCccagagtctcaaccagctccTTATAGTTTTCGGGcttgtgattgcccaggaagccccgAACCACTGCGACAAATCTGTTCCAAACCGCTTTCTCCTTCctagtgagcttcttggggaattcacTGCACGCTTGGATCTTCTTTACCCAAGGTCCGACGaagacaccggctttgacctttgacctcagacagcttagggaagaagtcttgaatGTATTTGAAGGCTGCcaactccttatctagagctctgactaattgtttcataaggcccgatttgatgtgcagtggtgaCATCGGCACCTTCCGGGGGTCCAacagtggctcccacttgacgttgttcctccccacagagaacttGGTCTGTTATGGCCTGTCCCGCCTGTGGTAGTGCGCCTTGCTGTACCAAAAAAACAGTTGTTTTGCAGTGCCTGCAGGTGACATAAGGTGCCCCTTGATCGAGGCATGCCGAAATACAGTATGCCTTGTATGCTCACACATCTCAGCAGACGCTTCCAAAGAGTACTTTCTACTTTCGCCAGAAAAAGATATGTATCCACCTAGacggctggaactaaactgagcTGGTGGGCTTAAGACCCCTGTATTTATACttctatttatattactggaaagttctagaaggtaattcaagtttactcagcactgatTCTACCTGCAATGTTCTGGAAAACAGGTACATTCCTTGTACTTgatcctggtcacaaaagcaaagtttgtggggaataatagccattttctatacttttgaggaaTAAGCAAtaaggaaataacacttacaacCCAGGAACCAGAAAAATTAGAAACCCTTTGTTACGAGAAATATTGAACTCTTAATGAACTTTGATTGCGTTTTTTGATTGGCTCACATGTGACTCCGCCCATTTCAGCCGCGCGTGCGGATAAAGCAGGGCGGCGGATGTTGAGCTCGCGCTTGCGTAACGGAAGTGACGCATGAGCCGGTTGAAAGAAAAGGTGGACTGAACGAATAATTACGACACATAATCGATTGAACGGAACGGAAGCGTTATAAAAGGGTACCCACGGTATGTTTGTGTGATTGTGGCGCAGATAGCTGCAGGTTATTCAGGTAAGAGATGTTCTGCATCATTCTCAATATGAGCGCGTCAGATCAGCTAAACTCGTGttatttaacgtgttattttGGATTTATATCTGATTGGTTAATGCGCGTCTCTCAGCTAGCATACATTAGCTCGTTGCTAAGAGACATAATCACATAATCAGCAGCGCTTTCCTCGTTGTATTGGTTTtaatataaacacttattttagtGGCATTTTGACGTGCAGAATTAATGCAACTATGTCTACTGTGCAGAGGGAAATTATGAATCCGTTAACATCACTGATCAATACATCGGAGTCACGATactataaatgaattaaaacaatgCTCGTTTCATGATTGTTGAATGTTAGAATACACGAACTATCGGTTGCATTTGAAGGTTTATCTGAATGTCAAGTGAATAATGGCTGATGTTTGTGTCAGTTGTGCTGTTCATTGTTATTAATCACAAGTGTGTTTTATTCTAGTTCATATTTCTGTATAAATGGGTTTAATGCTGATTGATTGGTTATTATCATCTTTAGGTGTGATTGATTGTATTGGTTTGTGCCACATCACAGTGGGCGTGTCTTCCTGCTTCCTGTCCCAGTGGCCCATTTTCAGTCAGGAACACAAAGTTGCTTTTGTGTGTCTTATAATTCACTCCTTATTTTATTCTCAACATCTCATTTCTCAGATCGTGTTACGTGTCTGCAGTTTAATCCACGGAACAGGCTGAGCAGGATCTCGGAGCTGTAATGGATCCTGTTATTAGATGTGATTCTGTCAATGCCATAATATTCCGATTAAATAACTGCGCTCTAACAGCTGTTCGCCTCTTTAGTAAATAGCCGGTTCATTTTCCTGTTGGTGTAAATATAACCAGTGAATGTGACTTCACCTGTTTGACTgcacacaggtgtgtgtgtgtttgtgacgtgCTGGCAGGAATAAGAATGGGTGTGTACGTGTTTGCATGGATTTAGGTTTCTGTTTCATGAGAAAGTGAATCTTGGAGTCATAAAAGTGTCTCTGGCTACAGCTGGTTTACTCAGGGTGGAGTACCTCAGCTTCAGCACATTTCTTCAAGAATGGATGTTTGGTGTTTTGGGAAAAGACTCTAATTCACTGGCATTAAACGAAGTACTGCTTTTTACTCTGCTTTTTTTAACATTGTTCTGAAATGTTGATTAGCATCTGTTTCAGGTGTAGCCTCATTTACTTAAAGCAACAGCGGGAGGGTGAGacaggagagagacagacagctctCAGCTGCTGCAGATTCTTCACATATGACCGCGTTATTCATCCAGATGTGTTTTCCATTATGAACTTCGCAAGGCCAGGAAATTGACTTTAAAATGCATAAGGGATGCAGTCAGCTAGTGCTGTATCCTAAAGCCTAAATGACGCTAGACTTTGTCTTTTATTAGACcacaaatgtgtttgttttgatgggTCATTCTTAGTCATGTTGTCATGGTAATTGGCATCTGTGTAGATGTGCAAGACGGAGAGTTGTGCGTGAAGGAATGTGTGGATGTGGAACTTGTCCTTGTTTGACCCGGTGAAATTTAAACCCAACCTGAAAGTCTCTTCTTTGCTGACTCCAGAACAAATCTTCTAAAACAAATCTGTTGACCGGATTCTCAATCACGAAGGTTTCGGTGTAATGGGTCTTTACTGTTATAGCGTGATTTGAAATGTTTGTTCCCATATTGTACATTTACCAGGTTTTTCTCTTCCTGTAGAGT
This sequence is a window from Xyrauchen texanus isolate HMW12.3.18 chromosome 37, RBS_HiC_50CHRs, whole genome shotgun sequence. Protein-coding genes within it:
- the LOC127630396 gene encoding partner of Y14 and mago B-like isoform X2; its protein translation is MDTSRRRSYENKYVKFFKSKPDLPPGMNPDDAALARQQQQQVSGGTDSAGLSKTAKRNMKRKEKRKQQNEQEASVEVESLSQDMDGMKIAEEVRVNPDGTDLAAAAVEKAKKIKNLRKKLRQVEDLQQKVDCGELKSPSKEQLDKLGRGEALRAELQQLEGHL
- the LOC127630396 gene encoding partner of Y14 and mago B-like isoform X1, coding for MATPYVSDESGKYIAATQRPDGTWRKPRRVKDGYVPQEEVPVYENKYVKFFKSKPDLPPGMNPDDAALARQQQQQVSGGTDSAGLSKTAKRNMKRKEKRKQQNEQEASVEVESLSQDMDGMKIAEEVRVNPDGTDLAAAAVEKAKKIKNLRKKLRQVEDLQQKVDCGELKSPSKEQLDKLGRGEALRAELQQLEGHL